From Streptomyces sp. GSL17-111, one genomic window encodes:
- the mreC gene encoding rod shape-determining protein MreC: protein MRDSRESRLLLILLVAIAFALITVDMRSGESSPLDSAREGAASVFGPAENAVAGAVDPVGNAITAVRESGDRHDRLAALERENAELKTRLGSEDRRDSRAAQLDKLLRTAAVGQYGVKGAQVIAIGAAQGFSWTITLDVGKRDGITTDMTVLNGDGLVGRVTTVGPTTSTVLLATDPDFTVGTRLEGNDELGFATGRGDSWLTVQLLNSKADVKKGDRMVTFGSSGDRPFVPGVPVGKVVEVPPTTGGLTRTIRVEPYVGFSRLDIVGVVVEPPRENPRDTVLPDPPEAEPTPTVTVTVGPDGEPLEEGAEGQDGLEGQGGQDELDPQGPRGPQETEPDGSADPDAVGRDTEEVAGVVGADEGVE from the coding sequence GTGAGGGACTCCCGAGAAAGCCGGCTTCTGCTCATCCTCCTCGTAGCCATCGCGTTCGCACTGATCACGGTGGACATGAGGAGTGGTGAGAGCTCGCCGCTCGACAGTGCCCGGGAAGGCGCCGCTTCCGTCTTCGGGCCGGCGGAGAACGCCGTCGCCGGCGCGGTCGACCCGGTGGGCAACGCCATAACGGCCGTCCGCGAGTCCGGCGACCGGCACGACCGGCTGGCCGCCCTGGAACGCGAGAACGCCGAGCTCAAGACGCGGCTGGGCTCCGAGGACCGCCGCGACTCCCGCGCCGCCCAGCTGGACAAGCTCCTGCGGACGGCGGCCGTCGGCCAGTACGGCGTCAAGGGCGCGCAGGTCATCGCCATCGGAGCCGCCCAGGGCTTCTCCTGGACCATCACCCTCGACGTCGGCAAGCGCGACGGCATCACCACCGACATGACCGTGCTCAACGGCGACGGACTCGTCGGCCGCGTCACCACCGTCGGCCCCACGACGTCGACCGTACTGCTGGCCACCGACCCCGACTTCACCGTCGGTACCCGGCTGGAGGGCAACGACGAGCTCGGGTTCGCCACCGGACGCGGCGACAGCTGGCTCACGGTGCAACTGCTGAACAGCAAGGCCGACGTCAAGAAGGGCGACCGCATGGTCACCTTCGGCTCCAGCGGTGACCGGCCCTTCGTGCCCGGCGTCCCCGTCGGCAAGGTCGTCGAGGTACCCCCGACGACCGGCGGCCTCACCCGCACCATCCGGGTCGAGCCCTACGTCGGGTTCAGCCGTCTCGACATCGTCGGTGTCGTCGTCGAACCGCCCCGTGAGAACCCCCGCGACACCGTGCTCCCCGATCCGCCCGAGGCCGAGCCGACCCCCACCGTCACGGTGACCGTCGGACCGGACGGCGAACCGCTGGAGGAGGGCGCCGAGGGCCAGGACGGTCTGGAGGGCCAGGGCGGCCAGGACGAACTGGACCCGCAGGGGCCGCGGGGCCCTCAGGAGACCGAGCCCGACGGCTCGGCCGACCCGGACGCCGTCGGCAGGGACACCGAGGAAGTGGCCGGCGTGGTCGGGGCCGACGAGGGAGTGGAGTAG
- the mreD gene encoding rod shape-determining protein MreD has translation MRFNRMLLSATLLVVALVLQVTVLARLQLPGATPDLLLLTVLGLALVYGHTSGALIGFTAGLLADLAPPADHAVGRYALVLCVVGYVAGLTKPESGRHRSATLPMLVVAGAALASTLLYAGVGALVGDGAARHVGLGGLLFTATLYDLLLAPFTVPLVMALARRADPDPIGEAAGGAGTAGESGYGPLAAGAGALSRGTVGGGRFGKRAGLGRRPGRGGWAWAGGGGGGGRGLLGRSLRTRAGRIKGVKRL, from the coding sequence ATGCGCTTCAACCGCATGCTGCTGTCGGCGACGCTGCTCGTCGTGGCCCTGGTCCTGCAGGTCACCGTGCTCGCCCGGCTCCAGCTTCCCGGCGCCACCCCCGACCTGCTGCTCCTGACGGTGCTCGGCCTGGCCCTCGTCTACGGCCACACCAGCGGCGCCCTCATCGGCTTCACCGCCGGGCTCCTGGCCGATCTGGCACCTCCCGCCGACCACGCCGTCGGCCGCTACGCCCTCGTGCTCTGCGTCGTCGGGTACGTCGCCGGGCTGACGAAGCCGGAGAGCGGCCGGCACCGCAGCGCCACCCTGCCCATGCTCGTCGTCGCGGGCGCCGCGCTCGCCTCCACGCTGCTCTACGCGGGCGTGGGCGCACTCGTCGGCGACGGCGCGGCACGCCACGTGGGCCTGGGGGGACTGCTGTTCACCGCGACGCTGTACGACCTGCTGCTCGCTCCCTTCACCGTCCCGCTCGTCATGGCACTGGCCCGCCGCGCGGACCCCGACCCCATCGGCGAGGCCGCCGGTGGCGCCGGCACGGCGGGGGAGAGCGGCTACGGGCCGCTCGCCGCCGGAGCGGGCGCGCTGTCCCGCGGCACGGTGGGCGGCGGACGGTTCGGCAAGCGCGCCGGTCTCGGGCGTCGCCCGGGCCGGGGCGGCTGGGCCTGGGCCGGTGGCGGCGGGGGCGGCGGTCGTGGGCTGCTGGGCCGCTCGCTGCGGACCCGGGCGGGACGCATCAAGGGAGTCAAGCGGCTGTGA
- the mrdA gene encoding penicillin-binding protein 2: MSNIPETGRTSRVTIRLIAIQILVFSLILTLGGRLWYLQIRNGDEYQEEAAGNHVQQVVQPAPRGTLYDARGVPLADTETRLVVSASRTELMKMRDDGEAVLGRVAEVLGMSEEEVAHKVRLCNNETPQPCWNGSPYQPIPITDEATTQQALTIRERGEDFPGITAEPAAVRRYPAPYKANTAQVLGYLSPVTDDEVQKAKDTDSPLLRSDQVGRSGLERSYDTQLRGDAGVLRYEVDKLGRVLGMADSDEPMAGSSVVTSIDSRVQAVAEYQLNQAMETAREQTDSITGRPYEADSGAVVVMESKTGRIVAMASQPDYDPNAWVGGIDAEQYAELTGENSNYPLLNRAIQGQAAPGSIFKVVSSMGAVNAGYPFNDTYSCSSSYSLGSHSFANFESTGHGPITLGKALEVSCNTVFYRLGHTEWRKDGGSKAKPGEADEHLYRAAKDFGLSKKTGIDLPNEVTGRIPDRQWKQDYWEANKDSWCKQAKAAKKTGDEQKDYVAKLARENCETGMQLRAGDSIIYAIGQGDILVTPIQMATGYAAISNGGTLYDPTVGKAIVSPDGREVEMIEPKAHGKLPASKKTVSQIDQALQDVATRGTASWRFTTWPHDEIPIHAKTGTAQVYGKQTTSWLATYTDDYTIVMTISQAGTGSGASGPAVRNIYDAIYGVEEDGSIDRKKALLPEPEKDLPKISPTGTVQSERTDPKLVKFWREAEFS, from the coding sequence ATGAGCAACATTCCGGAGACCGGGCGCACGTCGCGCGTCACCATCCGCCTGATCGCCATCCAGATCCTCGTCTTCTCGCTGATCCTCACGCTCGGCGGCCGGCTGTGGTACCTGCAGATCCGCAACGGCGACGAGTACCAGGAGGAGGCGGCGGGCAACCACGTCCAGCAGGTCGTCCAGCCCGCCCCGCGCGGCACCCTCTACGACGCGCGCGGCGTCCCCCTCGCCGACACCGAGACCCGTCTGGTCGTCTCCGCCAGCCGCACCGAGCTGATGAAGATGCGCGACGACGGGGAGGCCGTCCTCGGCCGCGTCGCCGAGGTCCTGGGGATGAGCGAGGAAGAGGTCGCCCACAAGGTGCGGCTGTGCAACAACGAGACGCCCCAGCCCTGCTGGAACGGCTCCCCGTACCAGCCCATCCCCATCACCGACGAGGCCACCACCCAGCAGGCCCTCACCATCCGCGAGCGCGGCGAGGACTTCCCCGGCATCACCGCCGAACCCGCCGCCGTCCGCCGTTACCCCGCGCCCTACAAGGCCAACACCGCCCAGGTGCTCGGCTATCTCTCGCCGGTCACCGACGACGAGGTGCAGAAGGCCAAGGACACCGACTCGCCGCTCCTGCGCTCCGACCAGGTCGGCCGCTCCGGCCTCGAACGCTCCTACGACACCCAGCTGCGCGGCGACGCGGGCGTCCTGCGCTACGAGGTGGACAAGCTCGGCCGCGTCCTCGGCATGGCCGACAGCGACGAGCCGATGGCCGGATCCTCCGTGGTGACCAGCATCGACTCCCGGGTGCAGGCGGTGGCGGAGTACCAGCTCAACCAGGCGATGGAAACGGCCCGCGAGCAGACCGACTCGATCACGGGCCGCCCCTACGAGGCGGACTCCGGCGCCGTCGTCGTCATGGAGTCCAAGACGGGCCGGATCGTGGCCATGGCCTCCCAGCCCGACTACGACCCGAACGCCTGGGTCGGCGGCATCGACGCCGAGCAGTACGCCGAGCTCACCGGGGAGAACTCCAACTACCCCCTGCTCAACCGCGCCATTCAGGGGCAGGCGGCCCCCGGCTCGATCTTCAAGGTCGTCTCCTCGATGGGGGCCGTCAACGCGGGCTACCCCTTCAACGACACCTACTCCTGCAGCAGCTCCTACAGCCTCGGCAGCCACAGCTTCGCCAACTTCGAGTCCACCGGCCACGGGCCCATCACCCTCGGCAAGGCGCTGGAAGTCTCCTGCAACACCGTCTTCTACCGGCTCGGGCACACCGAGTGGCGCAAGGACGGCGGCTCCAAGGCGAAGCCCGGCGAGGCCGACGAGCACCTGTACCGGGCGGCCAAGGACTTCGGCCTCAGCAAGAAGACCGGCATCGACCTGCCGAACGAGGTCACCGGCCGCATCCCCGACCGCCAGTGGAAGCAGGACTACTGGGAGGCGAACAAGGACAGCTGGTGCAAGCAGGCCAAGGCCGCCAAGAAGACCGGTGACGAGCAGAAGGACTACGTCGCCAAGCTCGCCCGCGAGAACTGCGAGACGGGCATGCAGCTGCGGGCGGGCGACAGCATCATCTACGCCATCGGCCAGGGCGACATCCTCGTCACCCCGATCCAGATGGCGACCGGCTACGCGGCCATCAGCAACGGCGGGACCCTGTACGACCCGACCGTCGGCAAGGCGATCGTCAGCCCCGACGGCCGCGAGGTCGAGATGATCGAGCCCAAGGCCCACGGCAAGCTGCCCGCCTCCAAGAAGACGGTCTCCCAGATCGACCAGGCGCTCCAGGACGTCGCCACCCGGGGTACGGCCTCCTGGCGCTTCACCACCTGGCCGCACGACGAGATCCCGATCCACGCCAAGACCGGCACCGCCCAGGTCTACGGCAAGCAGACGACGTCCTGGCTGGCCACGTACACCGACGACTACACGATCGTCATGACGATCTCCCAGGCCGGCACCGGCTCCGGCGCCTCGGGTCCGGCCGTCCGCAACATCTACGACGCGATCTACGGCGTCGAGGAGGACGGCTCCATCGACCGGAAGAAGGCCCTGCTGCCGGAGCCCGAGAAGGATCTGCCGAAGATCAGCCCGACCGGCACGGTGCAGTCGGAGCGCACCGACCCCAAGCTGGTGAAGTTCTGGCGTGAGGCGGAGTTCAGCTGA
- the rodA gene encoding rod shape-determining protein RodA gives MSVHSFDSGSVGPPKSLWSRLTARGSLARRLDWPLMLVPLLLCAIGALLVWSATRNRTELTGGDPQQFLYKHVVNTAIGVALAIGVVWIGHQRLRSLMPVLYTLALVLIGLVYTPLGATINGERAWLNLAPGLQIQPSEFIKVTIILGMAVLLSAKVDAGDREHPDHRTVVQALALAALPVAVVGDLGQVMVCVVIILGVLLASGAANRWVFGLIVTGAAGAVAVWLFGLLDEYQLNRFAAFANPALDPSGVGYNTNQARIAIGSGGLFGTGLFEGSQTTGQFVPEQQTDFIFTVAGEELGFVGGSLILLLLAVLLWRACRIAREATDLYSTIIAAGIVAWFAFQSFENIGMSLGIMPVAGLPLPFVSYGGSSMFAVWIAIGMLQSVRIQRPLSA, from the coding sequence ATGAGCGTCCACTCCTTCGACAGCGGCAGCGTCGGACCGCCCAAGAGCCTGTGGTCCCGCCTGACCGCCCGCGGCTCGCTGGCCCGGCGGCTCGACTGGCCGCTGATGCTCGTGCCGCTGCTGCTGTGCGCCATCGGTGCGCTGCTCGTCTGGTCCGCCACCCGCAACCGCACCGAGCTGACCGGCGGTGACCCGCAGCAGTTCCTCTACAAACACGTCGTCAACACCGCCATCGGCGTCGCCCTGGCCATCGGCGTCGTCTGGATAGGGCATCAGCGGCTGCGCTCGCTCATGCCGGTCCTCTACACGCTCGCCCTCGTCCTGATCGGCCTCGTCTACACCCCGCTCGGCGCCACGATCAACGGCGAGCGTGCCTGGCTGAACCTCGCCCCGGGCCTGCAGATCCAGCCCTCGGAGTTCATCAAGGTCACCATCATCCTCGGGATGGCGGTGCTGCTGTCGGCGAAGGTCGACGCGGGCGACCGGGAGCATCCCGACCACCGCACCGTCGTCCAGGCGCTGGCCCTGGCCGCCCTTCCCGTCGCCGTCGTGGGGGACCTCGGGCAGGTCATGGTGTGCGTGGTGATCATCCTGGGCGTGCTGCTCGCCTCGGGCGCCGCGAACCGCTGGGTGTTCGGATTGATCGTCACCGGCGCCGCCGGTGCCGTCGCGGTGTGGCTGTTCGGACTGCTCGACGAGTACCAGCTCAACCGCTTCGCGGCCTTCGCCAACCCCGCCCTCGACCCCTCGGGCGTCGGCTACAACACGAACCAGGCCCGCATCGCCATCGGCTCCGGCGGCCTCTTCGGCACCGGCCTGTTCGAGGGCTCGCAGACGACCGGCCAGTTCGTGCCCGAGCAGCAGACGGACTTCATCTTCACCGTGGCCGGTGAGGAGCTCGGTTTCGTCGGCGGTTCCCTCATCCTGCTGCTGCTCGCCGTCCTCCTGTGGCGGGCGTGCCGCATCGCACGGGAGGCGACCGACCTCTACAGCACGATCATCGCGGCGGGCATCGTGGCGTGGTTCGCCTTCCAGTCCTTCGAGAACATCGGCATGTCGCTGGGCATCATGCCCGTCGCCGGGCTGCCCCTGCCGTTCGTCTCCTACGGTGGTTCGTCGATGTTCGCCGTCTGGATCGCGATCGGCATGCTCCAGTCCGTCCGCATACAGCGCCCGCTGTCGGCCTGA